A DNA window from Luteolibacter luteus contains the following coding sequences:
- a CDS encoding DUF5069 domain-containing protein, with product MPRFPRSAYDQTGGLVYFPRMCDKIRLHAAGELAEEYFGYLGKGFDGRICGYLRVNYEDVKAQVLSGKSDEDVLAWCLENGRGLIEIDYLVWNGFARKRGWRDSDGGSEFFEKAKADGGFSDKDELRTMFDFYEYDEGRAQ from the coding sequence ATGCCACGATTTCCCCGCAGTGCCTACGATCAAACCGGCGGCCTCGTCTATTTCCCAAGGATGTGCGACAAGATCCGCCTGCATGCCGCGGGCGAATTGGCCGAGGAATATTTCGGCTATCTCGGCAAAGGCTTCGATGGCCGGATCTGCGGCTATTTGCGCGTGAACTACGAAGATGTGAAGGCACAGGTGCTCTCCGGCAAGAGCGACGAGGACGTGCTCGCCTGGTGCCTGGAAAACGGCCGCGGCCTGATCGAGATCGACTACCTCGTCTGGAATGGCTTCGCCCGGAAGCGCGGCTGGCGCGACAGCGATGGCGGATCGGAGTTCTTCGAGAAGGCAAAGGCTGATGGCGGTTTCAGCGACAAGGACGAGCTGAGAACCATGTTTGACTTCTACGAATACGACGAAGGTCGCGCGCAATGA
- a CDS encoding DUF692 domain-containing protein produces the protein MSDPRFTSGVELSTGIGLRVPHYDHILSEKPPVGWFEIISENYMVEGGRALAVLDRILDQYRVVQHGVGMYPGDAGGVKFDHLRRLKRLVRRTKTPWISDHLCWGSVDGTMSHDLLPIPFTFEAVRKTAENLRIAQDFLEVPLAVENVSSYGEFNGDEMTEWEFLAEVAEAADVGILLDVNNIYVSSINNGFDPMTYLDFVPAERVAQIHIAGHSRYQRFIVDTHDHPVIDPVWKLYERAIERCGHVATLLEWDGRIPSFEEVWGEAKKSETWRAAAIEKRSGHAAA, from the coding sequence ATGAGCGATCCCCGATTCACTTCCGGCGTGGAATTGTCCACCGGCATCGGCCTCCGGGTGCCGCACTATGATCACATCCTTTCGGAGAAGCCGCCGGTGGGATGGTTCGAGATCATCTCGGAAAACTACATGGTGGAGGGAGGCCGTGCCCTCGCGGTGCTGGATCGCATCCTGGACCAGTACCGCGTGGTCCAACATGGCGTGGGCATGTATCCCGGAGACGCAGGCGGCGTGAAATTCGATCACCTGCGCCGGCTCAAGCGATTGGTGCGGCGAACGAAGACGCCTTGGATCTCCGATCATCTCTGCTGGGGGAGCGTGGATGGAACGATGAGCCATGACCTGCTACCGATTCCTTTCACCTTCGAGGCCGTAAGGAAGACGGCCGAGAACCTGCGGATCGCGCAGGACTTCCTGGAGGTGCCCTTGGCTGTCGAAAACGTCAGCAGCTACGGTGAGTTCAATGGCGACGAGATGACCGAGTGGGAATTTCTTGCCGAGGTGGCGGAAGCCGCAGACGTCGGGATTTTGTTAGACGTGAACAACATTTACGTTTCCTCGATCAACAACGGCTTCGATCCGATGACCTACCTCGACTTCGTCCCTGCAGAACGGGTTGCCCAGATCCACATCGCGGGCCATTCGCGCTATCAGCGCTTCATCGTGGACACTCATGATCATCCGGTGATCGATCCGGTGTGGAAGCTTTACGAGCGCGCCATCGAACGCTGCGGCCACGTGGCGACCTTGCTGGAGTGGGACGGACGAATTCCGTCCTTCGAAGAGGTCTGGGGCGAGGCAAAGAAATCCGAGACGTGGCGCGCTGCCGCGATCGAAAAGAGGTCAGGACATGCGGCCGCTTGA
- a CDS encoding DNA-binding domain-containing protein, which produces MRPLEEIQREFFNALQMPLRGTSRRSTELPPSEEGHSPEFLAKAEELMKPGANLSSAERLELYHRQYWFRVLDSVAEDFPVLRKMAGEDKFWQLIEAYLQACPSGSYTLRHLGRSVAKFIASWEQLDEKRRRWFSFLAELEYAAMEIFEASEREPLPAEYLATEEIELQPHVKLVEMPVPADLCMKWDSFTPAEDETTYIAVWRGPKGAHLNRLGPVEFELLRRMQKGGRLHELFAEPVEPEPSPEEVQEWFGDWQARGWITARGSAVIELAAQAGEDWSGVDKMGSQARAMED; this is translated from the coding sequence ATGCGGCCGCTTGAAGAGATCCAGCGGGAGTTTTTCAACGCGCTGCAAATGCCCTTGCGCGGCACGAGCCGCCGCAGCACTGAGCTACCGCCTAGCGAGGAAGGGCATTCCCCAGAGTTCCTGGCAAAGGCGGAGGAGCTGATGAAGCCGGGCGCGAACCTTTCCTCGGCGGAGCGGCTTGAGCTTTACCACCGCCAATATTGGTTCCGCGTGCTGGATTCGGTGGCGGAAGATTTTCCCGTGCTGAGGAAAATGGCGGGCGAGGACAAGTTCTGGCAACTGATCGAAGCCTATCTCCAAGCCTGCCCTTCCGGAAGCTACACGCTACGGCATCTGGGGAGATCCGTGGCGAAGTTCATCGCGAGCTGGGAGCAACTGGATGAAAAGCGGCGACGCTGGTTCTCCTTCCTGGCAGAGCTGGAATACGCCGCGATGGAAATCTTTGAAGCGTCGGAGCGCGAGCCACTCCCGGCGGAGTACTTGGCAACCGAGGAGATCGAGCTTCAGCCCCACGTGAAACTGGTCGAGATGCCTGTCCCGGCAGATCTCTGCATGAAGTGGGATAGCTTCACGCCAGCCGAGGATGAGACGACTTATATCGCGGTGTGGCGTGGCCCGAAGGGAGCCCACCTCAATCGCTTGGGGCCGGTCGAATTCGAGTTGCTCCGCCGCATGCAGAAAGGCGGGCGCCTTCACGAACTTTTCGCGGAACCGGTGGAGCCGGAGCCTTCACCCGAAGAGGTGCAGGAATGGTTCGGCGATTGGCAGGCACGCGGCTGGATCACGGCGCGCGGCAGCGCGGTCATCGAGCTGGCAGCTCAAGCGGGCGAGGACTGGAGCGGCGTGGACAAGATGGGCTCCCAAGCGAGGGCCATGGAAGACTAG
- a CDS encoding GNAT family N-acetyltransferase: protein MTFRSMRPGEESAIAALIYESTNSWYQKKLGYKLFTGEPEDCRLFPDTYEALDTGCCIVAEIDGKIAGSCFYHPRDTHFGLGIMNVLPEFASQGVAKGLLDQVIEKAGDHPIRLVSSAMNLDSFSLYTRAGFVPVAVYQDMTVSQDKPLPPPPGISGSIRPATMGDLFHMADLEFEVAGIRRGKDIAFFLKDPGGPWKTYVHVDAAGKVDGWLTSIDQPGCRMIGPGVMRDDGAALALLHTQLSQTRGGAPVFLVPTHEFTMVSELYHWGAKNVEIHFAQVRGVSAPPNGVIIPSFLPESG, encoded by the coding sequence ATGACGTTCCGGTCCATGCGTCCCGGCGAGGAAAGCGCCATCGCCGCCCTGATTTATGAGTCCACGAATTCCTGGTATCAGAAGAAGCTAGGTTACAAACTTTTCACCGGTGAACCGGAGGACTGCCGGCTTTTCCCCGACACCTACGAGGCTCTCGACACCGGCTGCTGCATCGTCGCGGAGATTGACGGAAAGATCGCCGGCTCCTGTTTCTACCATCCGCGAGACACCCATTTCGGGCTCGGGATCATGAATGTCCTCCCGGAGTTCGCCAGCCAAGGAGTGGCGAAGGGGCTTCTGGACCAGGTGATCGAGAAGGCCGGAGATCACCCGATCCGCTTGGTTTCCAGCGCCATGAATCTGGATTCCTTCTCTCTCTACACCCGGGCAGGTTTTGTGCCGGTGGCGGTCTATCAGGACATGACCGTCTCTCAAGACAAGCCGCTTCCCCCGCCGCCGGGGATCTCCGGTTCGATCCGCCCGGCGACGATGGGAGACCTCTTTCACATGGCCGACCTCGAGTTTGAAGTCGCGGGCATCCGGCGGGGCAAGGACATCGCCTTTTTCCTCAAGGATCCGGGCGGGCCGTGGAAAACCTACGTCCATGTTGATGCCGCCGGGAAAGTCGACGGCTGGCTGACCTCGATCGACCAGCCCGGTTGCCGGATGATCGGCCCCGGAGTGATGAGGGATGATGGTGCGGCCTTGGCTCTCCTCCACACCCAGCTTTCCCAGACTCGCGGTGGTGCGCCGGTCTTCCTGGTGCCTACCCATGAGTTCACGATGGTCTCGGAGCTCTATCACTGGGGCGCGAAAAACGTGGAGATCCACTTTGCCCAAGTGCGCGGCGTGTCTGCACCGCCCAATGGCGTGATCATTCCGAGTTTCCTGCCGGAGAGCGGCTGA